The Calditerrivibrio nitroreducens DSM 19672 genome window below encodes:
- a CDS encoding acyl-CoA dehydratase activase, giving the protein MYAGIDLGSRFVKIAILFDGKIEYKLYDTVEFYRKYVKRIDGELLIDPSFLPEMPERIVATGYGRNLLNFKNIEVISEIKAHYRGALEQIDLDNFVLIDIGGQDSKVIVVRDRYIEDFVMNDKCAASSGRFIETAADILKIPVDQFGRHYENPAKLSSTCSVFAESEIISKIAEGYSLESIAAGVNDSIARRILPLVKKYTKHSIYASGGVVRLSGVLHFLSIHLSKKVDVLKNPHYNGALGCLAYSVGQSLKAFHL; this is encoded by the coding sequence ATGTATGCGGGCATAGATTTAGGCAGCAGGTTTGTAAAGATAGCCATTTTGTTTGATGGGAAAATTGAATATAAATTATACGATACCGTTGAATTCTATAGAAAATATGTAAAAAGGATAGATGGAGAACTCTTAATAGATCCATCCTTCTTACCAGAAATGCCGGAGAGAATAGTTGCCACCGGGTATGGTAGAAATCTTCTAAATTTTAAGAATATTGAAGTTATATCAGAGATAAAAGCCCATTACCGTGGAGCGTTGGAGCAGATCGATTTAGATAATTTTGTTTTAATAGATATTGGAGGACAGGATAGTAAAGTAATAGTTGTCCGAGATCGATATATTGAGGACTTTGTCATGAATGATAAATGTGCCGCAAGCTCAGGAAGATTTATAGAAACTGCTGCTGATATATTGAAGATCCCTGTGGATCAGTTTGGTAGGCACTATGAAAATCCCGCAAAATTGAGTTCAACCTGCTCTGTTTTTGCAGAATCGGAGATCATCAGTAAAATAGCTGAGGGTTATTCCCTTGAATCTATCGCGGCGGGTGTTAATGACTCAATTGCCCGCAGAATACTCCCTCTGGTTAAAAAATATACAAAGCATAGTATATATGCCAGTGGTGGGGTTGTGAGATTGAGTGGGGTATTGCACTTTTTGTCTATTCATCTTTCGAAAAAAGTTGATGTTTTGAAAAATCCCCATTACAACGGGGCTCTTGGTTGCCTTGCATATTCTGTGGGTCAATCGCTGAAAGCTTTTCACTTATAA
- a CDS encoding 2-hydroxyacyl-CoA dehydratase family protein encodes MKKVGFTTTIPVEIILSAGKIPLDLNNIFITSKSPHKKISYAEEYGLPRNSCNWIKGMLAVVMEDAVDEVIAVTEGDCSNTHALMEILRSEGVPVYTFAYPYGEKDKYNFLKNQMENLAKSIGGDLKESIEIAKRLKPLREKLIYLDKLTVDGFVSGFENHLWLVSSTDFNSDPHRFEQELDIFLGEALKRNKKEHKIKLGVIGVPPIFTDLYQFLEGKGVSVVFNEIQRQFSMPFMHDDYIQNFIDYTYPYDIYHRLKDIKKEIQARGLDGIIHYVQSFCYRQIQDVIIKKEIGIPVITIEGNEPEGLDARTKIRLESFIEMLEAKRCMRA; translated from the coding sequence ATGAAGAAAGTTGGATTTACCACCACCATACCTGTGGAGATAATTCTCTCTGCCGGGAAAATCCCTTTAGATCTCAATAATATCTTCATAACGTCAAAATCTCCCCACAAGAAGATCTCCTATGCTGAAGAGTATGGGTTGCCACGAAACAGCTGTAACTGGATCAAGGGGATGCTTGCCGTAGTAATGGAGGATGCCGTAGATGAGGTAATTGCTGTAACAGAAGGGGATTGTAGTAATACCCATGCATTGATGGAGATTCTCCGCTCAGAGGGGGTTCCTGTCTACACCTTTGCCTACCCTTATGGTGAAAAAGATAAGTATAATTTTCTAAAAAATCAGATGGAAAATCTTGCTAAATCGATAGGTGGAGATTTAAAAGAAAGTATAGAGATTGCAAAAAGATTAAAGCCTCTGAGAGAAAAGCTTATCTATCTTGATAAGTTGACCGTTGATGGTTTTGTGAGTGGGTTTGAGAACCATCTCTGGCTTGTGTCCTCCACAGATTTCAATTCTGATCCCCATAGATTTGAACAGGAGTTGGATATCTTTCTTGGGGAAGCTCTAAAAAGAAATAAAAAAGAGCACAAAATAAAGCTTGGTGTGATAGGGGTGCCTCCAATATTCACAGACCTTTACCAATTTTTGGAAGGTAAAGGGGTTTCAGTTGTGTTTAATGAAATTCAAAGGCAGTTTTCTATGCCATTTATGCATGACGATTACATACAAAATTTTATCGATTATACCTACCCTTATGATATTTATCATAGGTTGAAAGATATAAAAAAAGAGATACAGGCAAGAGGGCTGGATGGTATAATTCATTATGTTCAATCGTTTTGCTACCGACAGATACAGGATGTGATCATTAAAAAGGAGATTGGTATTCCGGTAATTACAATAGAAGGGAATGAACCGGAAGGGCTGGATGCAAGGACAAAGATAAGGTTGGAATCGTTTATAGAGATGCTGGAAGCTAAAAGATGTATGCGGGCATAG
- a CDS encoding GGDEF domain-containing response regulator, with protein MKKYILIADPSKVSRFVLEYYLSDKYNILMAESIAEARRMLSLAIPSLVLVAHELKDGLGYELCRYVNERFKNVPVVILSSEDDKERRRIALESGAIDYLVRTKIDDTIVSYVDELVELIEISNVRGSIACTLINHKEDEVIINNVLNSLGMQVYNCKIDDDLDMELLSKNPDIIIIDMDIGKNEGLELIKKIRKIGSMKKVPILIITDSRENTVLRSLMLFGANDYTLRPLSTESIMLRVTANIRTKKLYDYLDRINNELYQMATTDPMTGLYNRRYILEQLNILNYNFERYGTAFSVILMDLDKFKSINDTYGHDCGDKVIIDFAQRVKSSVRKTDFVGRFGGEELIVVLQNIDEENLYKITKKILYSIRNSSVTYSNFVISYTTSIGVKYCNSYYPNIDEYIKRADHLLYLAKENGRNRAYIENSSGVVEVV; from the coding sequence ATGAAAAAGTATATACTTATAGCAGACCCTTCAAAAGTGTCAAGATTTGTTTTGGAATACTATCTTTCGGATAAGTACAATATTCTTATGGCTGAATCTATCGCAGAGGCCAGAAGAATGCTTTCTCTTGCTATTCCTTCACTTGTACTGGTGGCACATGAATTAAAAGATGGTCTTGGGTATGAACTGTGCAGGTATGTAAATGAGCGTTTTAAAAATGTTCCGGTTGTTATTCTTAGCTCTGAAGATGACAAAGAAAGAAGAAGGATTGCCCTCGAATCTGGAGCAATTGATTACCTTGTAAGGACTAAGATAGACGATACCATTGTAAGTTATGTGGATGAACTGGTGGAGTTGATAGAAATATCAAACGTAAGAGGATCTATTGCCTGTACGCTGATAAATCATAAAGAGGATGAGGTCATAATCAACAACGTACTTAACTCTCTTGGGATGCAGGTATATAATTGTAAAATCGATGATGATCTGGATATGGAGTTACTATCCAAAAATCCAGATATAATAATCATAGACATGGATATAGGTAAGAATGAGGGGCTTGAACTGATTAAAAAGATAAGGAAGATAGGCTCTATGAAAAAGGTACCTATCCTTATCATAACTGATTCAAGAGAGAATACTGTATTAAGATCACTTATGCTATTCGGAGCTAATGACTACACATTAAGACCCCTCTCCACAGAGAGTATAATGCTAAGGGTTACTGCAAATATAAGAACCAAAAAACTCTATGATTATCTCGACCGTATAAATAATGAGCTTTACCAGATGGCCACTACAGACCCAATGACTGGACTTTACAACAGAAGGTATATATTAGAGCAGCTTAATATCTTAAATTACAACTTTGAAAGATATGGGACTGCATTCAGTGTCATTTTGATGGATTTGGATAAGTTTAAGAGTATAAATGATACCTATGGCCATGATTGTGGAGATAAAGTGATTATCGATTTTGCCCAGAGGGTAAAATCATCCGTAAGGAAAACAGATTTTGTAGGTAGATTTGGTGGTGAAGAGCTGATTGTGGTCCTGCAGAATATAGATGAGGAAAACCTTTATAAGATAACAAAAAAGATCCTATACTCCATCAGAAACTCTTCGGTAACTTATAGCAATTTTGTGATATCATATACAACAAGTATTGGGGTGAAATATTGCAATAGTTACTACCCAAATATCGATGAATATATAAAACGGGCGGATCATCTCCTCTATTTAGCAAAGGAAAATGGCAGAAACAGGGCATATATTGAAAATTCCAGCGGTGTGGTGGAGGTTGTTTAG
- the gltX gene encoding glutamate--tRNA ligase, producing the protein MSIRVRFAPSPTGHIHVGNARTALFNYLFAKKNNGVFILRIEDTDLERSTLESENIIYEDLKWLGLDWDEGPIVGGDFGPYRQSERLHIYEEYVKKLMAEGFAYECFCTKDELEAEREKAKAEGRQPIYNGKCRNLSNEEKIRLKNSGVKPSIRFHVKEKEVLVKDFIKGDVLFPTDTFGDFVIVRPDGIPTYNFAVVIDDALMKITHVIRGDDHLNNTPKQILIFNALNFKLPIFVHIPMILGSDHSKLSKRHGDTSLNLFKDKGYLPEAMFNFLALLSWSAPDDKEIMSKEEIISLFTLDRISRSSAVFDFAKLKWMNGHYIRNLDIDRLVSEAIPFLEKAGLLTEGFKNRYKDKIPEMIFSLREKFEIFTELPDLFKVYTEFNEDLDGEAVELLKLPTSRTVLEAFRDAILGKTYITIDEYKRITGEIQKSVGVKGKALFMVIRVGITGLTKGADLDKIVTLLSVEDLKQRLDKALKIMSQIC; encoded by the coding sequence ATGTCAATAAGAGTTAGATTTGCCCCCAGCCCCACGGGACATATTCATGTGGGTAATGCCAGAACAGCGCTTTTTAATTATCTTTTCGCTAAAAAAAATAATGGTGTTTTTATCTTAAGAATAGAAGATACCGATCTTGAAAGATCCACTTTAGAATCTGAAAATATCATATATGAAGACCTAAAATGGCTTGGACTTGATTGGGATGAGGGGCCTATTGTGGGGGGTGATTTTGGCCCATATAGGCAGAGTGAGAGGCTACATATATATGAAGAGTATGTAAAAAAACTCATGGCAGAAGGCTTCGCTTATGAGTGTTTTTGCACCAAAGATGAACTGGAGGCTGAAAGAGAAAAAGCAAAAGCAGAAGGAAGACAACCTATTTATAATGGAAAATGCAGAAACCTTAGTAATGAAGAGAAAATTAGACTTAAAAATAGTGGTGTTAAGCCCTCCATAAGGTTTCATGTGAAAGAGAAAGAGGTTCTTGTGAAAGACTTTATAAAAGGGGATGTATTATTCCCCACTGATACATTTGGAGATTTTGTTATTGTTCGTCCTGACGGCATCCCCACTTACAATTTTGCGGTTGTAATAGATGACGCACTGATGAAGATAACCCACGTTATAAGAGGAGATGATCATCTAAATAATACACCAAAACAGATCCTTATATTTAATGCTCTGAATTTCAAACTACCTATATTTGTGCATATCCCGATGATTTTGGGAAGTGATCATTCCAAACTAAGTAAAAGACATGGGGATACCTCCCTTAACCTTTTCAAAGATAAAGGCTATCTGCCAGAGGCTATGTTTAATTTTCTGGCTCTTCTCAGCTGGTCAGCACCTGATGATAAAGAAATTATGTCAAAAGAGGAGATTATATCGCTGTTTACACTTGATAGAATATCCAGAAGCTCAGCAGTATTCGATTTTGCGAAACTTAAATGGATGAATGGTCATTACATCAGAAACCTTGACATAGATCGCTTAGTCTCTGAAGCCATACCTTTTCTGGAAAAAGCTGGACTTTTGACAGAAGGTTTTAAGAATAGATACAAAGACAAAATTCCAGAAATGATCTTTTCACTGAGGGAAAAGTTTGAAATCTTTACCGAGCTTCCGGATCTTTTCAAAGTTTATACTGAATTTAATGAAGACTTAGATGGTGAAGCGGTGGAACTTTTAAAACTACCCACGTCAAGAACCGTTCTGGAAGCTTTTAGAGACGCCATATTAGGGAAAACATATATTACAATTGATGAATACAAAAGGATTACAGGAGAAATCCAGAAGTCAGTGGGTGTAAAAGGGAAGGCACTTTTTATGGTCATAAGAGTAGGGATTACAGGGCTTACTAAAGGTGCAGACCTGGATAAGATAGTTACCCTTCTTTCGGTTGAAGATCTCAAACAGAGATTGGATAAGGCGCTTAAAATAATGAGCCAGATATGTTGA
- the der gene encoding ribosome biogenesis GTPase Der: MLKVGILGRPNVGKSTLFNRIAGRRIAITDDMPGVTRDMLETICHWEGKNFLLIDTPGFDLKDDIIKKEMHKQFFSALEEVDLVILMLDGKEGLHPLDEIVVSMMRERNIPFILVINKIDSDERELNVAEFYKLGIDDILSISANHGRNVDILLDRIVSHIKEEPENFIENERLKIVVIGRPNMGKSSLINAWLNEERVIVTPIPGTTRDAVDSYFEYNGEKYILIDTAGIRKKSVMFKDRIEKYGYYRAYDSIERSDVVVALIDATEGVTEKDVKIVADAYELGKPVIIAINKWDLLENKAETQKRLVSDVEDKFKFIYKPKYIFISAATKKNIFKIFNIAKQLFDETNKRVPTSKLNEILEIAQVKHQPPMIKNRRLKFYYMTQVGVNPPEFVVFVNYPDAVHFSYQRFLFNMVREYFGFEGIPMKMHFRGKKDTKTD; this comes from the coding sequence ATGTTGAAAGTAGGTATCTTAGGTAGACCCAACGTAGGTAAATCGACACTTTTTAATAGAATAGCCGGCAGAAGAATAGCCATCACGGATGACATGCCGGGTGTCACAAGAGATATGCTTGAAACCATTTGCCATTGGGAAGGCAAAAATTTTTTATTGATAGATACCCCCGGTTTTGATTTGAAGGATGACATCATAAAAAAAGAGATGCATAAGCAGTTTTTCTCAGCACTTGAAGAGGTGGATCTGGTCATTTTAATGTTAGACGGCAAAGAGGGGCTCCATCCTCTGGATGAAATTGTTGTATCCATGATGAGGGAAAGAAACATCCCATTTATTCTGGTGATAAATAAAATAGACAGTGATGAAAGGGAATTAAACGTTGCAGAGTTTTACAAGCTTGGCATTGATGATATTCTATCGATAAGTGCAAATCATGGTAGAAATGTTGACATACTTCTTGATAGAATCGTTTCTCATATAAAAGAGGAACCCGAAAATTTTATCGAAAATGAAAGACTAAAAATCGTCGTCATAGGTAGACCCAATATGGGCAAATCGAGTCTTATCAATGCCTGGCTAAATGAGGAAAGGGTAATTGTAACCCCCATTCCGGGTACCACAAGGGATGCCGTGGATAGCTATTTCGAATATAATGGTGAAAAATATATTTTAATCGACACTGCTGGAATAAGAAAAAAGTCTGTAATGTTTAAAGATCGGATAGAAAAGTATGGTTACTATAGAGCTTACGACTCCATCGAGAGATCCGATGTGGTGGTGGCGCTCATTGATGCAACTGAAGGGGTAACTGAGAAGGATGTAAAAATTGTGGCTGATGCATACGAACTGGGTAAGCCTGTAATAATTGCCATAAATAAATGGGATCTCCTGGAGAATAAAGCAGAAACCCAAAAACGTTTGGTGTCTGACGTAGAAGATAAATTCAAATTCATCTATAAACCGAAATACATCTTTATATCTGCTGCAACCAAAAAAAATATATTCAAGATTTTTAATATTGCAAAACAACTTTTTGATGAGACAAACAAACGGGTTCCCACTTCAAAATTGAATGAGATACTGGAGATTGCTCAGGTGAAGCATCAGCCCCCAATGATAAAAAATCGAAGATTGAAGTTCTACTACATGACACAGGTGGGGGTAAATCCTCCAGAATTTGTGGTGTTTGTGAACTACCCCGATGCGGTACATTTTTCTTATCAGCGATTTCTATTCAATATGGTCCGGGAATATTTTGGATTTGAGGGAATCCCTATGAAGATGCATTTTAGAGGTAAAAAAGATACAAAAACAGATTAA
- a CDS encoding pyridoxal phosphate-dependent aminotransferase produces MRSNIAKGNSGLTYEIRNIVLVAEELKKNGIEVTWENIGDPVNKGEIIPEWMKDIVKDVASRNESYAYSPTKGVLSTREYLANQINKRGGAQITPDDILFFNGLGDAVDKLYSCLRPDLRILLPEPTYSSHYISEVAHGSIPPLTYRMNPANNWQPDLNEIREKVRRYKAIVGILVLNPDNPTGFVYPENLLREIVQIAKENDLYLIFDEIYNKIVYNGKKTVLLADIVGDTPAISLKGISKEFPWPGSRCGWMEFYNTDKDESFKEYVNTIVQKKMSEVCSTTLPQMALPIIMEHPEYNNYLLERSKHYEKLSNIAYDILKENRYLFVNRTDGAFYMAVAFKDGILNNKMKLKIANKNVESFVEKLIDPDMELDKRFVYYLLGSTGICVVPLTSFYTDIPGFRMTLLEKDLNKFEKTVKTISDKVIEYIESV; encoded by the coding sequence ATGAGATCTAATATTGCAAAGGGTAACAGTGGACTGACCTATGAAATTAGGAATATTGTTCTTGTGGCAGAGGAACTTAAAAAAAATGGTATAGAGGTAACATGGGAAAATATCGGCGATCCCGTCAACAAAGGGGAAATAATTCCGGAATGGATGAAAGATATCGTAAAAGATGTTGCCTCCAGAAATGAAAGCTACGCCTATTCCCCAACAAAGGGTGTTCTGTCAACAAGAGAATATCTTGCCAATCAGATTAATAAAAGAGGTGGTGCACAGATAACCCCTGACGATATACTGTTTTTCAATGGACTGGGAGATGCAGTAGACAAACTTTATAGCTGTCTCCGTCCCGATTTAAGGATATTGCTACCTGAGCCCACATATTCATCCCATTATATCTCTGAAGTTGCCCATGGGTCGATCCCCCCATTGACTTATAGAATGAATCCCGCAAACAACTGGCAACCAGACCTCAATGAGATTAGAGAGAAGGTTCGTAGATACAAGGCAATTGTAGGTATACTTGTATTAAACCCTGACAACCCCACAGGATTTGTGTATCCCGAAAACTTATTAAGAGAAATTGTGCAGATAGCTAAGGAAAACGATCTGTACCTCATTTTTGACGAAATTTATAACAAAATTGTTTACAATGGTAAAAAAACTGTCTTATTGGCTGATATAGTGGGGGATACACCGGCAATCAGTCTGAAGGGGATCTCCAAAGAGTTCCCATGGCCAGGTTCAAGATGTGGATGGATGGAGTTTTACAATACAGACAAGGATGAATCATTTAAAGAATACGTAAACACAATAGTTCAGAAGAAGATGTCTGAAGTTTGCTCCACAACACTTCCACAAATGGCTTTACCCATCATTATGGAACACCCCGAATACAACAATTATTTACTCGAGCGATCAAAACACTATGAAAAATTATCCAATATAGCTTACGATATTCTAAAAGAAAATAGATACCTTTTTGTAAATAGGACTGATGGCGCTTTTTATATGGCTGTTGCCTTTAAAGATGGTATATTAAACAACAAAATGAAATTGAAAATTGCAAATAAAAATGTGGAGAGTTTTGTAGAAAAACTTATAGATCCTGATATGGAGCTGGACAAAAGATTTGTATACTACCTATTAGGCTCTACCGGTATCTGCGTAGTACCCCTTACTTCATTTTACACAGACATACCTGGTTTTAGAATGACCCTTTTGGAAAAAGATCTGAATAAATTTGAAAAAACAGTAAAAACAATATCCGATAAAGTAATAGAATACATAGAAAGTGTTTAA
- a CDS encoding SulP family inorganic anion transporter: MSNNYFNEFKPKLFTVLKKGYTRKNLMSDLISGLIVAIVALPLSMAFAIASGASPEKGLYTAIIGGFLISLLGGSRYQIGGPAGAFIVIVYGIIYKHGYDGLMLATIIAGLLLILMGLLKLGSVIKFIPYPVTKGFSAGIAMIIFITQLNDFFGMGIKKVPSEFFEKIMTYFEHIPDINLTTTLIGLLSILIIIYSKKITTKIPGPFIAVIFGVAIIYILKLPIETIQDRFGSIPNNLPHPQLPPFSLAKIKAVIPDAITIALLGAIESLLSAVVADGMTGGKHRSNMELVAQGIANIASPLFTGLPATGTIARTATNIKNGAFSPLSGIFHALWVLLFMLLLSPIIIKIPFATLAAILIVVAYNMSELEHIKDLFKAPKSDISVFLSTFLLTVIIDLNVAIQVGMLLAVLLFMRRMISLTEIKDLKIELDKSEDKTGNEDVFDPDATYNKIIPKGVDVYELNGPFFFGVADKVKNTLTSIENNPKVFILRMRNVPMVDATGMHSLIEICEYFTKRKTKVVLSGVNPYVKSLLLKAGIDKLIGEENITDHIDKALEVAKKYL; this comes from the coding sequence ATGAGTAACAATTATTTTAATGAATTTAAACCAAAACTTTTTACTGTTCTAAAAAAAGGATACACGCGTAAAAATCTTATGTCAGATTTAATAAGCGGTCTCATTGTAGCCATCGTTGCTTTACCATTATCTATGGCTTTTGCCATCGCGAGCGGAGCTTCCCCTGAAAAAGGTTTATACACTGCCATCATCGGAGGGTTTTTGATATCATTACTTGGGGGAAGTCGATATCAGATTGGCGGACCTGCAGGTGCTTTCATCGTAATCGTTTATGGTATTATTTATAAGCATGGATATGACGGCTTAATGCTTGCCACAATTATTGCTGGCTTGTTACTAATTTTGATGGGATTATTAAAATTGGGCTCTGTGATAAAGTTTATACCATACCCTGTAACAAAAGGTTTCAGTGCAGGTATTGCTATGATAATTTTTATCACACAGCTCAATGATTTCTTTGGTATGGGAATAAAAAAAGTTCCGTCTGAATTTTTTGAAAAAATCATGACATATTTTGAACACATTCCAGATATAAATCTTACTACCACATTAATTGGTCTATTGTCGATTTTGATAATAATCTACTCTAAAAAAATTACCACTAAAATTCCTGGCCCTTTTATTGCTGTTATTTTTGGCGTTGCAATTATTTATATTTTAAAATTACCTATTGAAACAATCCAGGATAGATTCGGTTCAATACCAAACAATTTACCACATCCACAGCTACCTCCCTTTTCACTGGCCAAAATCAAAGCTGTGATACCCGATGCAATTACTATCGCTTTACTCGGCGCAATAGAATCCCTTTTAAGTGCTGTGGTAGCTGATGGTATGACAGGTGGTAAACATAGGTCAAATATGGAGTTGGTAGCTCAGGGTATTGCAAATATAGCATCACCCTTATTTACTGGTTTACCCGCCACTGGAACAATAGCAAGAACAGCAACAAATATAAAAAATGGTGCATTTTCACCATTAAGTGGTATATTTCATGCTTTATGGGTCTTATTGTTTATGTTACTTTTGTCACCAATAATCATAAAAATCCCATTTGCAACACTTGCAGCAATTCTAATCGTAGTAGCTTACAATATGAGTGAATTAGAACACATCAAAGACCTCTTCAAAGCCCCAAAAAGTGATATTTCAGTATTTCTCAGCACATTCCTTCTTACGGTAATTATAGATCTAAATGTTGCAATCCAGGTTGGAATGCTCCTTGCAGTATTGCTGTTTATGAGAAGAATGATATCTCTAACAGAAATAAAAGACCTGAAAATTGAGCTTGATAAGTCAGAAGATAAAACAGGTAATGAGGATGTTTTCGATCCGGATGCAACTTACAACAAGATAATCCCTAAAGGTGTCGACGTGTATGAATTAAATGGGCCTTTCTTTTTTGGTGTAGCTGACAAGGTAAAAAACACTCTAACCTCAATAGAAAATAACCCAAAAGTTTTTATATTGAGAATGCGTAATGTCCCTATGGTAGATGCCACCGGCATGCATTCCCTTATTGAGATTTGTGAATATTTTACAAAAAGAAAAACTAAAGTAGTCTTATCCGGAGTAAATCCTTACGTTAAATCATTGCTCCTGAAGGCTGGGATAGACAAATTAATAGGGGAAGAAAATATTACTGACCACATAGACAAGGCTTTGGAGGTTGCAAAAAAGTATTTATAA
- a CDS encoding 23S rRNA (pseudouridine(1915)-N(3))-methyltransferase RlmH, whose product MKLTVVLAGKVRDTDYQRILNDYAMRLNSFVNFEFKELKVAEDHPLKDKEIAKLLELGKDGYTIAMDVNGESHTSESFANFLNETLNIKKNLVFYIGGAFGLGKEFVCRCDKLISLSRMTMAHKVALLVLMEQIYRAFTIISGHPYHK is encoded by the coding sequence ATGAAACTAACTGTTGTTTTAGCTGGAAAAGTCAGAGATACCGATTACCAGAGGATTTTAAATGATTATGCAATGAGGCTAAACTCGTTTGTGAATTTCGAGTTTAAGGAGCTTAAGGTGGCAGAAGATCACCCTCTTAAGGATAAAGAGATTGCAAAACTTCTGGAATTGGGTAAAGATGGCTACACAATAGCAATGGATGTGAACGGTGAAAGCCACACGTCAGAATCGTTTGCAAATTTTTTAAATGAAACGTTGAACATAAAAAAAAATTTGGTATTCTATATAGGTGGAGCTTTTGGGTTGGGGAAAGAGTTTGTTTGTAGATGCGATAAATTGATATCGCTATCAAGGATGACCATGGCACATAAAGTTGCCCTTTTAGTACTAATGGAGCAGATTTATAGAGCATTTACCATAATTAGTGGTCACCCCTACCACAAATGA
- a CDS encoding TraR/DksA family transcriptional regulator, translating into MDQNFLESQKQVLLKMREELRQKLKEKYAEAISFGTEDGQDSADEAYNLYNKNIMLGRVETDALKLNLVEQALKRIEEGTYGICIECGCDIEEKRLKQVPFARYCVDCKTELEKKGLIKM; encoded by the coding sequence ATGGATCAAAACTTTTTAGAATCTCAAAAACAGGTTCTTTTGAAGATGAGGGAAGAGTTAAGACAGAAACTAAAAGAGAAATATGCCGAAGCAATCTCTTTTGGTACAGAGGATGGACAGGATTCAGCTGATGAAGCTTATAACTTATACAACAAAAATATAATGCTCGGAAGGGTTGAAACAGATGCTTTGAAGCTTAATCTTGTCGAGCAGGCTTTGAAAAGAATAGAAGAGGGTACCTACGGCATATGTATTGAATGTGGTTGCGATATAGAGGAGAAGAGACTAAAGCAGGTTCCTTTCGCAAGATATTGCGTAGACTGTAAAACAGAGCTTGAGAAAAAAGGTCTAATTAAGATGTAG